The Cyclobacteriaceae bacterium genome includes a region encoding these proteins:
- a CDS encoding lipid A deacylase LpxR family protein, with amino-acid sequence MLSSQTSSRLKFSFLISFFWIIANLSSGQTIDNMASFRMVDGNRYIRLNVDNDYFTATDDYYTAGINLEMVHPLFRKFPLTKILVAPQRYKTRSGISLEQNGYTPKSIEHDDILYGDRPFAATLQLKTFSMSVDSMRHQRITSSLSLGIIGQGAGGYGVQKALHELIHYTIPRGWQNQIHNDIIINYEFAFEKNLVHLNNKFLINGMMQARAGTLNTRLSSGFVMMIGKLNPSITRAFSESGISAIPTKKFRFHVYLQPLMNIVGYDATLQGGFFNRDSPYTISQNDLTRITFQANYGFVLSFKSIYLEYFKSIISKEFVEGDFHRWGGVRIGVKW; translated from the coding sequence ATGCTTTCCTCTCAAACCAGCAGCCGGCTTAAATTCTCTTTTCTCATTTCTTTTTTCTGGATCATTGCCAATCTCTCTTCCGGGCAGACAATTGACAACATGGCGAGTTTCCGCATGGTGGATGGTAATCGCTACATAAGACTCAATGTTGACAATGATTACTTCACTGCCACTGACGACTATTATACTGCGGGAATTAATCTTGAGATGGTTCACCCGCTTTTCAGGAAATTTCCTCTCACCAAAATACTGGTGGCGCCACAGCGATATAAGACCCGATCAGGCATCTCACTTGAGCAGAATGGATATACTCCAAAAAGTATTGAGCATGATGATATTTTATACGGAGATCGTCCCTTTGCTGCCACGCTGCAGCTCAAGACATTTTCTATGAGTGTGGATTCCATGCGGCATCAGAGAATTACTTCTTCTCTTTCTCTTGGGATCATTGGCCAGGGTGCCGGAGGTTACGGTGTGCAGAAGGCCCTTCATGAATTGATTCATTATACGATCCCACGAGGATGGCAAAATCAGATTCACAACGACATTATAATAAACTATGAGTTCGCCTTTGAAAAGAATCTTGTTCATCTCAACAATAAATTTTTAATCAATGGTATGATGCAGGCGAGAGCAGGAACCTTAAACACGCGACTCTCTTCTGGATTTGTTATGATGATTGGAAAATTAAATCCCAGTATCACGCGGGCATTTTCTGAAAGTGGAATATCTGCCATCCCGACAAAGAAGTTCAGATTTCATGTCTATCTGCAGCCTTTGATGAACATCGTTGGATATGATGCGACCTTGCAAGGTGGTTTTTTCAATAGAGACAGTCCTTATACCATATCACAAAATGATCTTACCCGTATAACATTTCAGGCTAATTACGGGTTTGTTCTCTCTTTCAAGTCCATCTATCTCGAGTATTTCAAGTCCATCATCAGCAAGGAATTTGTTGAAGGAGATTTTCACAGATGGGGTGGAGTAAGGATCGGAGTGAAGTGGTAG
- a CDS encoding PAS domain S-box protein encodes MEKRIKVIMLEDSEEDAGFILKTLHRAGLILDTKIVFTRNDFIDALQSFLPDLILSDHQLPQFNSMEALSICKQTSPLTPFILVTGAVSEEFAASIIKAGADDYVLKNNLKRLPTAIIQAIDKKLIQSSLHDTEKELIVAHERLLFHIENTPLGFIEWDTNLHIQLLSKRAEEIFGWKPKEWLKGEINELSQVHEEDREMVRKIADELISGAIERNSTQQRNITKDGRVIWCEWHNSVLKNRNGEVITIMSLVQDVTEKKLAEQAIKEQNTKLRDIAWLQSHGVRGPLARILGLINILQHPEDQQNKSELMSYLLASANELDHVIRNIVNKSEEVE; translated from the coding sequence ATGGAAAAGAGGATTAAAGTGATCATGCTGGAAGATAGCGAGGAAGATGCTGGCTTTATCCTCAAAACACTCCATCGCGCTGGCCTTATCCTTGACACAAAAATCGTTTTCACCCGCAACGACTTTATTGACGCTCTTCAATCTTTTCTGCCGGATCTGATCCTTAGCGATCATCAGCTTCCACAATTCAATTCAATGGAAGCGCTTTCAATTTGCAAGCAGACGTCTCCCCTTACTCCATTCATTCTTGTGACAGGTGCCGTTTCGGAAGAGTTTGCAGCTTCCATCATCAAGGCAGGTGCTGATGATTATGTATTAAAAAATAATCTGAAACGTCTGCCAACGGCAATCATTCAGGCGATCGATAAGAAGTTAATTCAAAGCTCTCTTCATGACACGGAAAAAGAGTTGATTGTAGCGCATGAGAGACTTCTGTTTCATATTGAAAATACACCCCTCGGGTTTATTGAGTGGGATACTAATCTCCACATACAATTGCTCTCCAAAAGAGCAGAAGAGATCTTTGGATGGAAACCTAAAGAATGGCTGAAAGGAGAGATCAATGAATTAAGTCAGGTGCATGAAGAGGACAGAGAGATGGTTAGAAAAATTGCGGACGAGCTGATCAGCGGAGCAATCGAAAGGAATTCTACCCAACAAAGGAACATTACCAAAGATGGCAGGGTTATCTGGTGCGAATGGCATAATTCTGTTCTCAAAAACCGAAATGGAGAAGTTATAACCATCATGTCGCTTGTTCAGGATGTTACTGAAAAAAAATTAGCGGAACAGGCCATCAAAGAACAGAATACCAAATTGAGAGACATCGCCTGGCTTCAGTCCCATGGGGTCCGGGGTCCGCTTGCCAGAATCCTGGGACTTATTAATATCCTTCAGCATCCGGAGGATCAGCAAAACAAAAGTGAACTGATGAGCTATCTCCTGGCTTCAGCCAATGAGCTGGATCACGTTATTCGAAATATCGTTAACAAGTCCGAAGAGGTAGAATAA
- a CDS encoding PAS domain S-box protein produces the protein MNSAHDFALKYRFKHYSKLLMGVAILIGALILLGWAFDIAFIKHSFSNTPTMNPTSAVCFILLAVSFLIIHSTSRNGYVFACSLSIAVIIVGLLRLADFLLGTHFGIDGFLFPGELQSELPGVISNRMAPNTAFNFSILASAVLLTSLSNDFAKRIANLAVLLAILVALFAIIGYLYSVKESFGLLYYVPMALQSAITFLLVATAILFTNTERGFMSVISSSYSGGTIARLLIPAAIVSPVILGYLKLIGQAKSPITDELGVSVVIVAFIILFFLIILQAAFIINNKDIEQKKIEDKLALLNLSLEQKILDRTEEIYRNERRYRSLIENSAEGISLFDRKLVPTYQSPGVFSITGYTFEERRLMSGLDSVHPDDREDAQRLFATLLENPGKSFNFQYRSLHKNGNHVWVEGIASNLLDDRDVQAIIINYRNITERKEAEVRQTESEQRLRSILDSSADAIAITDENLRTKYQNPAVERLTGISLEYRLAHPDQRFIHPEDAHLLKDVVDSVFKEPGKAFPFQVRVQHRKGHGIWIEGVVTNLMNDKNVNGITFTYRDITDRKNFEEKLASNEQRFRVLIENIVDAIVLNDEDSNILYQSPSVTRILGYTLEERISRPVLEYVHPENKEDFLELYRKLKLQPGLPLPFQYRFLHKNGNYIWLEGVVTNLMNDPTVRAYVANYRDVSQRKESEEEILNLNNELENRVTVRTKQLQELNQELEAFTYSISHDLRAPLRIMNGFGQILLEDYSHQFDSEGQVILGRIMRNAKRMGQLIDDLLNFSRLGRAELTISEVNMNNLVKEVVEELVVGGTMIPEKFKLLKLPPAKGDFNLLKQVWINLLSNAIKYSGKKDQPMIEVGSLKQDDKTVYYVKDNGNGFDMQYYSKLFGVFQRLHKESEFSGTGVGLALVQRIIARHGGTVWAEGKPLEGAVFYFNLPS, from the coding sequence TTGAATTCTGCCCACGATTTTGCATTGAAATATCGTTTCAAGCACTATTCAAAATTACTGATGGGAGTCGCCATACTAATCGGCGCACTGATTCTGCTAGGTTGGGCTTTTGACATCGCTTTCATAAAGCACTCCTTTTCCAATACACCCACCATGAATCCCACCTCAGCGGTGTGTTTCATTTTGCTAGCGGTCTCCTTTCTCATCATTCACTCAACTTCCAGAAATGGATATGTCTTTGCCTGTTCATTATCAATTGCAGTGATCATTGTAGGACTTCTGAGACTAGCGGATTTCCTATTAGGAACTCACTTTGGTATTGATGGATTTCTTTTCCCAGGCGAATTACAATCAGAATTACCTGGAGTTATTTCCAATAGAATGGCCCCCAATACGGCCTTTAACTTTTCTATTCTTGCCTCCGCAGTCCTTCTAACCAGTTTATCAAATGATTTTGCAAAACGGATTGCAAATCTGGCCGTACTCCTTGCCATTCTTGTTGCGCTTTTTGCCATTATAGGATATTTGTATTCTGTTAAGGAATCTTTCGGTTTGCTGTACTATGTACCGATGGCGTTACAATCTGCTATTACATTCTTACTCGTTGCAACGGCTATACTTTTTACCAATACAGAGCGTGGTTTTATGTCTGTGATCTCAAGCTCTTACTCGGGCGGAACGATTGCAAGACTACTCATCCCCGCAGCAATCGTCTCTCCTGTCATTCTGGGATACTTGAAGCTGATCGGACAAGCCAAGTCGCCCATCACCGATGAGTTGGGAGTATCAGTAGTAATCGTCGCATTTATCATTCTGTTCTTTCTTATTATTCTTCAGGCAGCCTTCATCATTAATAATAAAGACATTGAACAGAAGAAAATTGAAGACAAGCTGGCACTTCTCAACTTAAGTCTGGAACAAAAAATTCTGGATCGTACAGAAGAGATCTACAGAAATGAACGACGCTACCGGTCTCTTATTGAAAACAGTGCGGAAGGGATCTCACTTTTTGATAGGAAGCTGGTTCCTACCTATCAAAGCCCGGGGGTATTTTCCATCACAGGATATACGTTCGAAGAAAGAAGATTAATGAGTGGACTTGACTCTGTTCATCCGGATGACCGTGAGGATGCGCAAAGACTTTTTGCAACCTTACTGGAGAATCCGGGTAAGTCTTTCAATTTTCAATACCGGTCTCTTCACAAAAACGGAAATCATGTCTGGGTGGAAGGGATTGCTTCAAATCTTCTGGATGATCGGGATGTCCAGGCTATCATCATCAACTATCGCAACATCACCGAAAGAAAAGAGGCAGAGGTCCGACAAACAGAAAGTGAGCAGAGGTTACGATCCATTCTTGACAGCAGTGCGGATGCCATCGCTATCACTGACGAGAATCTACGAACTAAATATCAAAACCCAGCTGTAGAACGACTGACTGGTATTTCTTTAGAGTACAGATTGGCTCATCCTGATCAACGTTTTATACATCCTGAAGATGCTCATCTTTTAAAAGACGTAGTAGATTCTGTTTTTAAGGAACCGGGTAAGGCATTTCCCTTTCAGGTACGAGTACAGCACCGAAAAGGTCATGGCATCTGGATAGAAGGTGTTGTGACTAATTTGATGAATGATAAAAATGTTAATGGAATTACGTTTACTTACAGAGATATTACTGACAGAAAGAATTTTGAAGAGAAACTTGCCAGTAATGAGCAGCGTTTTCGTGTGTTGATTGAAAATATTGTCGACGCCATTGTCCTCAATGATGAAGATTCCAATATTCTTTATCAGAGTCCGTCCGTAACAAGGATCCTGGGATACACGCTTGAAGAAAGAATAAGCCGGCCGGTCCTTGAATATGTTCATCCTGAGAACAAAGAGGATTTCCTGGAACTCTATCGCAAGCTAAAACTACAACCTGGATTACCATTGCCATTTCAATACCGGTTCCTTCATAAGAACGGAAATTACATCTGGCTGGAGGGGGTCGTCACAAATCTTATGAACGATCCTACTGTTCGGGCTTATGTTGCCAACTATCGTGATGTTAGTCAAAGAAAAGAATCTGAAGAAGAGATTCTCAATCTCAACAATGAACTTGAAAACCGCGTCACCGTTAGGACCAAGCAGCTTCAGGAACTAAATCAGGAACTCGAAGCATTCACATATTCAATATCGCATGATCTCCGTGCTCCATTGCGGATCATGAACGGCTTTGGGCAGATCCTTCTTGAAGACTATTCACATCAGTTTGACAGCGAAGGTCAGGTTATCCTGGGCAGGATCATGAGAAATGCCAAGCGGATGGGGCAGTTGATTGATGATCTCCTTAACTTCTCGCGTCTGGGACGAGCCGAGCTTACAATATCAGAAGTCAATATGAATAATCTGGTAAAAGAAGTGGTAGAAGAACTTGTTGTCGGCGGAACCATGATTCCTGAAAAATTCAAATTGCTTAAGTTGCCTCCCGCAAAAGGTGATTTCAATTTATTAAAACAAGTCTGGATCAATCTTCTCTCTAACGCCATCAAGTATTCCGGAAAGAAAGATCAGCCCATGATTGAAGTCGGTTCGCTTAAGCAAGACGACAAGACTGTGTACTACGTTAAAGACAACGGTAACGGATTTGACATGCAGTACTATTCAAAATTGTTTGGCGTATTTCAACGTCTGCACAAAGAGTCGGAATTTTCAGGAACGGGAGTAGGTCTCGCGTTGGTTCAAAGAATCATTGCCCGTCACGGAGGCACCGTATGGGCAGAAGGAAAGCCACTTGAAGGGGCAGTTTTCTACTTTAATCTGCCTTCTTAA
- a CDS encoding PAS domain-containing protein, giving the protein MGALTRAKDWTKTSLGPPETWPQSLRTTLSIILNSKFPMFLWWGPELICFYNDAYRPSLGQNGKHPSILGQPAKESWAEIWDIIKPLIDQVLNTGVATFSEDQLIPIYRNGKIEDVYWTFSYSPVKDESGKEAGVLVTCSETTGKINALKEIKQREDLLSFTIEAAELGTWDLNPSTNKFIGNDRLKDWFGLTPHQEIELPLALGNIADDDRQKVIDSISEALRPGSDGNYEISYTITNPLTGQQRRVLAKGKATYNEKNIAERFSGTLQDITSQQNAFRQIEESEKRFRNTVDQAPLGITILRGPEFIVEMANQTYLELVGRTGTSFIGKPLFEWLPEVKEAVGALLTSVMTTGVPYHGFEFPVILNRYGKNEQTYFNFVYHPLREETGDISGIIVVATEVTASVNAKHALTESEKQFRNLVMQSPIPMTIFMGEDHVIEMANVIMFENIWRKKESDVIGKKALDVFPELKDQKYPELLKEVYNSGKTHRELESVAYVQGDDGMSKFYLDFEYAPLFGTDGKVAGIIITVNDVTEKVEARQKVENAEQRLRLASEASGLATWELDLVNRSIIHTSRLSEIFGHDKSVVLLHQQMRGQIHPEDIAFVEKSFDEAMRSGVYSYEARIIKPNKDIGWIRTRGTVFYDKDKTPVRIIGTLGDITEERKNRLMLEASEQSLERQVRERTAELEQKNKELEKMNTELQSFAYVSSHDLQEPLRKIRTFASHILEKEYASLSDNAKDYFLRMQNAAKRMQTLIEDLLAYSRTSTVERNFENTDLNLIIEQVKTDLREDIAQKNAVIESDKLSKAYIIPFQFRQLIHNLIGNSLKFSREGITPHIRIKGNTMKGNSSGAPSNLLPDKTYYHLSISDNGIGFDAEYKDRIFEVFQRLHGRDEYKGTGIGLSIVKKIIENHNGIILANGEVNKGATFDMYFPISQ; this is encoded by the coding sequence ATGGGTGCGCTCACACGCGCAAAAGACTGGACTAAAACATCTCTTGGACCTCCTGAAACCTGGCCACAAAGTCTTCGCACAACGCTTAGCATTATTCTTAATTCCAAGTTCCCCATGTTTCTATGGTGGGGACCAGAGTTAATTTGTTTTTATAACGATGCTTACCGGCCAAGCCTGGGGCAAAATGGAAAACATCCTTCCATTCTTGGACAACCTGCAAAAGAATCATGGGCGGAAATTTGGGACATTATAAAACCATTGATCGATCAGGTGCTGAATACAGGAGTAGCTACCTTTAGCGAAGATCAGTTGATACCCATCTATCGAAACGGAAAAATTGAGGATGTCTACTGGACCTTTAGCTACAGTCCCGTTAAAGACGAATCAGGAAAAGAAGCTGGTGTGCTGGTCACCTGCAGTGAGACCACAGGGAAGATCAACGCATTGAAAGAAATCAAGCAGCGTGAAGATCTGCTTAGCTTCACAATAGAAGCTGCCGAACTTGGAACATGGGATTTAAATCCTTCCACTAATAAATTCATTGGTAATGATCGGTTAAAAGATTGGTTTGGACTTACGCCGCATCAGGAAATTGAATTGCCTCTGGCGCTTGGCAACATTGCAGATGACGACCGTCAAAAAGTAATTGATTCTATTTCAGAAGCGTTAAGGCCTGGTTCTGATGGCAATTATGAAATATCATACACCATTACTAATCCTCTTACCGGACAACAGCGAAGAGTACTGGCAAAAGGAAAGGCAACCTACAACGAAAAGAATATTGCAGAACGATTCAGTGGTACCCTTCAGGATATCACCTCACAACAGAATGCATTCAGGCAGATTGAAGAAAGTGAGAAGCGCTTTCGCAATACAGTAGATCAGGCTCCTCTTGGTATTACCATTTTACGTGGACCTGAGTTCATTGTGGAAATGGCAAATCAGACCTATCTCGAGCTGGTGGGAAGAACAGGAACTTCTTTTATCGGCAAACCTCTTTTCGAATGGCTGCCGGAAGTAAAAGAAGCTGTAGGCGCATTGTTAACCTCCGTAATGACGACAGGAGTGCCTTATCATGGATTTGAATTTCCCGTCATCCTGAATCGGTATGGAAAAAATGAACAGACCTATTTCAATTTTGTATACCATCCGCTAAGAGAAGAAACCGGAGATATTTCAGGGATCATTGTTGTTGCAACAGAAGTAACAGCATCGGTTAACGCAAAGCACGCACTGACTGAAAGTGAAAAGCAGTTCAGGAATCTGGTCATGCAATCTCCTATTCCGATGACTATTTTCATGGGAGAAGATCATGTGATCGAGATGGCCAATGTGATCATGTTTGAAAACATCTGGCGAAAAAAAGAAAGTGACGTAATAGGCAAAAAAGCTTTAGACGTCTTTCCTGAATTAAAAGATCAGAAATATCCAGAGCTACTAAAAGAGGTTTATAACTCTGGTAAGACCCACAGGGAGCTGGAGTCCGTTGCTTATGTACAGGGGGATGACGGGATGAGCAAATTCTATCTCGACTTTGAGTATGCTCCTCTTTTTGGAACGGACGGAAAAGTGGCCGGCATTATTATTACTGTCAATGATGTAACGGAGAAAGTAGAGGCAAGACAAAAAGTTGAGAATGCAGAACAACGCCTGCGACTTGCCAGTGAGGCATCGGGACTTGCGACATGGGAACTTGATCTTGTTAACCGATCGATCATTCATACCTCAAGACTGTCAGAGATTTTTGGCCACGACAAATCAGTGGTATTACTTCATCAGCAGATGCGCGGGCAGATTCATCCGGAAGATATAGCCTTTGTTGAGAAGTCTTTTGATGAGGCCATGAGATCGGGAGTATATTCTTATGAAGCCCGGATTATTAAACCCAACAAAGATATCGGTTGGATAAGAACCCGCGGAACAGTTTTCTATGATAAAGATAAGACACCGGTAAGGATTATAGGAACGCTAGGAGATATTACAGAAGAACGGAAGAACCGTCTGATGCTGGAAGCTAGTGAACAAAGTCTGGAAAGACAGGTTCGCGAACGAACCGCTGAACTCGAGCAGAAGAATAAGGAACTGGAAAAGATGAATACGGAATTACAGTCTTTCGCTTATGTATCCAGTCACGATTTACAGGAGCCTTTGCGGAAGATCCGGACCTTTGCTTCACATATCCTTGAAAAAGAGTATGCCAGCCTTTCAGACAATGCGAAAGATTATTTTCTGAGAATGCAAAATGCTGCCAAGCGTATGCAAACGCTTATTGAAGATTTGCTGGCATATTCCAGGACCAGCACCGTAGAGAGAAACTTTGAGAATACGGATCTGAATCTGATCATTGAACAGGTGAAAACGGATCTCAGGGAAGATATTGCCCAGAAGAACGCAGTGATAGAATCAGACAAGCTATCAAAAGCTTACATCATTCCATTTCAATTCAGACAATTGATTCATAATCTCATTGGGAATTCTTTGAAATTTTCAAGAGAGGGTATTACTCCTCATATCAGGATCAAGGGCAATACTATGAAAGGCAATTCTTCAGGGGCACCTTCGAATCTCTTACCTGATAAAACATATTATCATCTTTCCATTTCAGATAACGGAATTGGATTTGATGCTGAGTACAAGGATAGAATCTTTGAAGTCTTTCAGCGCCTTCACGGAAGGGACGAATACAAGGGTACAGGAATCGGCCTGTCGATCGTGAAGAAAATTATCGAAAATCATAATGGAATAATTCTCGCGAATGGTGAAGTAAACAAGGGCGCCACCTTTGATATGTACTTCCCTATATCTCAATAA